Proteins encoded together in one Micromonospora kangleipakensis window:
- a CDS encoding permease prefix domain 1-containing protein — protein sequence MRGYDGALVEEHLRELAGRLHGPGRLKSDLITEARHALLDAAEAYREDGLPAAEAERRAVAEFGSPTQLVPGYQAELTAGALRRLAVRALAVAVALMAGGDLTWRGAHWDGGPPPVGYHVLSASLNGIWGLVAGLALAGLLLGFLAARYGSTRLPRLGRAVGFGLTGALGLGALAGSALLAWSIGLWQAALTWPPMILGAVLTGVAWFALARAARCWLLATR from the coding sequence ATGCGGGGGTACGACGGCGCGCTCGTGGAGGAGCACCTGCGGGAGCTGGCCGGGCGCCTGCACGGGCCGGGCCGGTTGAAGAGCGACCTGATCACCGAGGCGCGGCACGCGCTGCTGGACGCCGCCGAGGCGTACCGGGAGGACGGCCTGCCGGCGGCGGAGGCCGAGCGGCGCGCGGTGGCCGAGTTCGGCAGCCCGACCCAGCTCGTCCCGGGCTACCAGGCCGAGCTGACGGCCGGGGCGCTGCGCCGGTTGGCGGTGCGGGCGCTGGCGGTGGCGGTGGCGCTGATGGCCGGCGGTGATCTGACCTGGCGGGGCGCGCACTGGGACGGGGGTCCGCCGCCCGTGGGCTACCACGTGCTCTCCGCCTCGCTGAACGGGATCTGGGGCCTGGTCGCCGGGCTGGCGCTGGCCGGGCTGCTGCTGGGCTTCCTCGCCGCGCGGTACGGGTCGACCCGGCTGCCCCGCCTGGGGCGCGCGGTGGGCTTCGGCCTCACCGGCGCGCTGGGCCTGGGCGCGCTCGCCGGCAGCGCCCTGCTCGCCTGGTCGATCGGGCTCTGGCAGGCGGCCCTGACCTGGCCGCCGATGATCCTCGGGGCGGTGCTGACGGGCGTGGCCTGGTTCGCGTTGGCCCGGGCCGCCCGCTGCTGGCTGCTGGCCACCCGGTGA
- the cydC gene encoding thiol reductant ABC exporter subunit CydC: MTAEVPPAGGRAGPAGAGGVRAERTVLRLARPYLGRLVGAGLLAAATEFAGLALMATATWLLMSAAGRPPLDRLTVAIVAVRALAISRGVFRYTERLAGHDAVLRMITDVRARVFATLAARRDSASQRSGDALSRLVSDVEAVQDLLLRVLVPGSAAALVSVLAVGGAALISLPAAGVLAAGLLVAGVALPALATVLTRRAADEVAPLRGALAVDAVDLTHGAADLAAFGATGAALAAADRRTRRLARLERRLAAAGFAVDAAGVLVGGLTAAAVVVVALRADVGGVLVGVLAVGALAAVEIALALVGAARQFTQLRAGLGRVAALLTGPVPAGGAAPTPEPGTGAAGSPATGPAGTTGRTPAGTTAGVGTGAAPAGHDVRFDEVTVRYRAGAAPALDRVSLDLPAGRRVAVVGPSGAGKSTLAAVLTGAVRPDGGRVTLAGVDVSAYPAEELPRAIGGLLAEAYVFHASVRENLLLGRPGAGEAELTAATRAAGLLDWVRAQPAGWDTVVGEEGGQLSGGQRQRLALARALLAAPAVLVLDEPTEGLDPAAADAVLASALAATPAGHSVLVISHRLSGLAELDEIVVLDAGRVVQRGRHAELVARPGWYREQWLLQEAAERGYLALTP, translated from the coding sequence ATGACCGCCGAAGTCCCGCCCGCCGGCGGGCGGGCCGGGCCGGCCGGCGCCGGCGGCGTCCGCGCCGAGCGGACGGTGCTGCGGCTGGCCCGGCCGTACCTGGGCCGGCTCGTCGGAGCCGGGCTGCTCGCCGCCGCCACCGAGTTCGCCGGGCTGGCCCTGATGGCCACCGCCACCTGGCTGCTGATGAGCGCCGCCGGCCGGCCCCCGCTGGACCGGCTGACCGTGGCCATCGTCGCGGTCCGGGCGCTCGCCATCAGCCGGGGCGTGTTCCGCTACACCGAACGGCTCGCCGGGCACGACGCCGTGCTCCGCATGATCACCGACGTCCGGGCCCGGGTCTTCGCCACCCTCGCCGCCCGTCGGGACAGCGCGTCGCAGCGCTCCGGTGACGCGCTGAGCCGGCTCGTGTCCGACGTGGAGGCCGTGCAGGACCTGCTGCTGCGGGTGCTGGTGCCGGGATCGGCCGCCGCGCTGGTGAGCGTGCTCGCGGTCGGTGGGGCCGCGCTGATCTCGCTCCCCGCGGCCGGAGTGCTGGCCGCCGGGCTGCTGGTCGCCGGGGTGGCGCTGCCCGCGCTGGCCACCGTGCTCACCCGGCGGGCCGCCGACGAGGTGGCCCCGCTGCGCGGCGCGCTCGCCGTGGACGCGGTCGACCTGACCCACGGCGCCGCCGACCTGGCCGCCTTCGGCGCCACCGGCGCGGCGCTCGCGGCGGCCGACCGGCGCACCCGGCGGCTCGCCCGGCTGGAGCGCCGGCTCGCCGCCGCCGGCTTCGCGGTCGACGCGGCCGGGGTGCTGGTCGGTGGGCTCACCGCCGCCGCCGTGGTGGTCGTCGCGCTCCGCGCCGACGTCGGCGGGGTGCTGGTCGGGGTGCTGGCCGTCGGCGCCCTCGCCGCCGTGGAGATCGCGCTGGCGCTGGTCGGCGCGGCCCGGCAGTTCACCCAGCTCCGAGCCGGCCTGGGCCGGGTCGCCGCGCTGCTCACCGGGCCCGTCCCGGCGGGCGGCGCGGCCCCGACGCCGGAGCCGGGCACCGGGGCCGCCGGGAGCCCGGCGACCGGCCCGGCGGGAACGACGGGCCGGACCCCGGCGGGCACGACGGCCGGGGTGGGGACCGGCGCGGCTCCGGCCGGCCACGACGTGCGATTCGACGAGGTGACCGTCCGGTACCGGGCGGGGGCGGCACCCGCCCTGGACCGGGTCAGCCTCGACCTGCCGGCCGGCCGCCGGGTCGCCGTGGTCGGGCCGAGCGGCGCCGGCAAGAGCACCCTCGCCGCGGTGCTCACCGGCGCGGTCCGCCCCGACGGCGGCCGGGTCACCCTGGCCGGGGTCGACGTCTCCGCGTACCCGGCCGAGGAGCTGCCCCGGGCGATCGGCGGGCTGCTCGCCGAGGCGTACGTCTTCCACGCCTCCGTACGGGAGAACCTGCTGCTCGGTCGCCCAGGGGCGGGCGAGGCGGAGCTGACCGCCGCGACCCGGGCGGCCGGCCTGCTCGACTGGGTACGCGCCCAGCCGGCGGGCTGGGACACCGTGGTCGGCGAGGAGGGCGGGCAGCTCTCCGGCGGGCAGCGGCAGCGGCTCGCGCTGGCCCGGGCGCTGCTGGCCGCGCCGGCCGTGCTGGTGCTGGACGAGCCCACCGAGGGGCTCGACCCGGCCGCGGCCGACGCGGTGCTCGCCTCGGCGCTGGCCGCCACCCCGGCCGGGCACTCGGTACTGGTGATCAGCCACCGGCTCAGCGGCCTGGCGGAGCTGGACGAGATCGTGGTGCTCGACGCCGGCCGGGTGGTGCAGCGCGGCCGGCACGCCGAGCTGGTGGCCCGGCCCGGCTGGTACCGGGAGCAGTGGCTGCTCCAGGAGGCGGCGGAGCGCGGCTACCTGGCCCTGACCCCCTGA
- the cydD gene encoding thiol reductant ABC exporter subunit CydD: protein MNRRPFDPRLLRRVPAARRDLAVLAVLGGLTALLVVAQATALATLLATAVDGRLHRPALAGFVAAVAARALVSWAQGTAAARAAATVKAALRADLLRAVGRHGPGWVAGQRAGQLATLAGRGLDALDAYFTGYLPQLVLSVTVPLAVLARIVLADWSSALIIALTLPLIPVFGALLGWQAQAATERQWRRLSRLGGHFLDMVAGLPTLRAFGRARAQVDVVRRMADGHRQATLRTLRIAFLSALVLELVATLSVALVAVPVGIRLLGGGITLSTALLVLLLTPEAYLPLRAAGSRFHASMEGLTALDEALTVSAAPAVATPTAAPAPTPPGDGEIRFEGVTVEYERTTALRDVTLTIHPGERIAVIGPSGAGKSTLLGLLLGFVTPTAGRVTVAGVDLAHVDPDAWRRQVAWVPQRAHLFAASLADNIRLGAPETTDAALGRAVADAALDDVVAALPDGLATELGERGHGLSSGQRQRVALARAFLRDAPVVLLDEPTARLDSASEAVVLAATRRLVAGRTALLVAHRPALLEDADRILRVEDGRVTELTPTPVGKAI from the coding sequence GTGAACCGCCGCCCGTTCGACCCGCGTCTGCTGCGCCGGGTCCCTGCGGCCCGGCGCGACCTCGCCGTGCTCGCGGTCCTCGGCGGGCTCACCGCACTGCTGGTGGTCGCGCAGGCCACCGCGCTGGCCACGCTGCTGGCGACCGCGGTCGACGGGCGGCTGCACCGGCCGGCGCTGGCCGGCTTCGTGGCGGCGGTCGCCGCCCGGGCGCTGGTCAGCTGGGCCCAGGGCACGGCGGCGGCCCGGGCGGCGGCGACGGTGAAGGCGGCGCTGCGCGCGGACCTGCTCCGCGCCGTCGGCCGGCACGGGCCGGGCTGGGTCGCCGGGCAACGAGCCGGGCAGCTGGCCACCCTCGCCGGGCGCGGCCTCGACGCGCTGGACGCCTACTTCACCGGCTACCTCCCCCAGCTCGTGCTCAGCGTCACCGTGCCGCTCGCCGTGCTGGCCCGGATCGTCCTCGCCGACTGGAGCTCGGCGCTGATCATCGCGCTGACCCTCCCGCTCATCCCGGTCTTCGGGGCGCTGCTCGGCTGGCAGGCGCAGGCCGCCACCGAACGGCAGTGGCGGCGGCTCTCCCGCCTCGGCGGGCACTTCCTGGACATGGTCGCCGGGCTGCCGACGCTGCGCGCGTTCGGCCGGGCGCGGGCGCAGGTCGACGTGGTCCGCCGGATGGCCGACGGGCACCGCCAGGCGACCCTGCGGACGCTGCGGATCGCCTTCCTCTCCGCGCTGGTGCTGGAGCTGGTCGCCACCCTCTCGGTGGCGCTGGTCGCCGTGCCGGTGGGCATCCGGCTGCTCGGCGGCGGGATCACCCTCTCCACCGCGCTGCTGGTGCTGCTGCTCACCCCGGAGGCGTACCTGCCGCTGCGGGCGGCGGGCAGCCGGTTCCACGCCAGCATGGAGGGGCTCACCGCCCTGGACGAGGCGCTCACCGTCTCGGCCGCCCCGGCTGTGGCCACGCCGACCGCCGCGCCGGCCCCGACGCCGCCCGGTGACGGCGAGATCCGCTTCGAGGGCGTGACCGTCGAGTACGAGCGGACCACCGCCCTGCGGGACGTCACGCTGACGATCCACCCCGGCGAGCGGATCGCGGTCATCGGCCCGAGCGGCGCCGGCAAGAGCACCCTGCTCGGCCTGCTGCTCGGCTTCGTCACCCCGACCGCCGGCCGGGTCACCGTGGCCGGGGTCGACCTCGCCCACGTCGACCCCGACGCCTGGCGCCGCCAGGTGGCCTGGGTGCCGCAGCGGGCGCACCTCTTCGCCGCCTCGCTGGCCGACAACATCCGCCTCGGCGCGCCCGAGACCACCGACGCCGCGCTCGGCAGGGCGGTCGCCGACGCCGCGCTGGACGACGTGGTCGCCGCCCTTCCCGACGGGCTGGCGACCGAGCTCGGCGAGCGCGGGCACGGCCTCTCCAGCGGCCAGCGGCAGCGGGTCGCGCTGGCCCGGGCGTTCCTCCGCGACGCCCCAGTGGTGCTCCTCGACGAGCCGACCGCGCGGCTGGACTCCGCCAGCGAGGCGGTGGTGCTGGCCGCCACCCGCCGGCTGGTCGCCGGGCGCACGGCGTTGCTGGTCGCGCACCGACCCGCGCTGCTGGAGGACGCCGACCGGATCCTCCGCGTCGAGGACGGCCGGGTCACCGAGCTGACCCCGACACCGGTCGGGAAGGCGATCTGA
- a CDS encoding cytochrome d ubiquinol oxidase subunit II: protein MELAWYALLGLFFATYLVLGGYDYGVGLLLARRATPAARRATLTAVGPFFLGNEVWLVAAVGILFGAFPTLEGELLSGLYPAVVGALAGVVLVTAGVQLRSRPAGARARAGWDRVVVVGSALAALGWGALLAGLLQGVPLRADRHVAGVTHVFTPFVAAAALAMLSLVAAQGATFLTLRLPATEVAPVARLARRLVPVALAAVGAATVLGLLSDRVRAAVAQPAAAVLLPLVLVAALLAARTALVRRRPGLAFAATSAALALPVLLVGAALWPWALVSTVEPGAGLTVADAAASGPTLRLLGWLALPLLPALLGFQAMCWWVFRGRTDGRAPVYW, encoded by the coding sequence GTGGAACTCGCCTGGTACGCCCTGCTCGGCCTCTTCTTCGCCACCTACCTCGTCCTCGGCGGCTACGACTACGGCGTCGGGCTGCTGCTGGCCCGGCGGGCCACCCCGGCCGCCCGGCGGGCGACGCTCACCGCCGTCGGGCCGTTCTTCCTCGGCAACGAGGTCTGGCTGGTCGCCGCCGTCGGCATCCTCTTCGGCGCCTTCCCCACGCTGGAGGGCGAGCTGCTCTCCGGGCTCTACCCGGCCGTGGTCGGCGCGCTGGCCGGCGTGGTCCTAGTGACCGCCGGGGTGCAGCTGCGCAGCAGGCCGGCCGGCGCGCGGGCCCGGGCCGGTTGGGACCGGGTGGTCGTCGTCGGCAGCGCGCTCGCCGCGCTGGGCTGGGGCGCGTTGCTCGCCGGGCTGCTGCAGGGTGTACCGCTGCGGGCCGACCGCCACGTCGCCGGGGTGACGCACGTCTTCACCCCGTTCGTGGCCGCCGCCGCGCTGGCCATGTTGTCACTGGTCGCGGCGCAGGGTGCGACGTTCCTCACGCTCCGGCTGCCGGCCACCGAGGTCGCGCCGGTCGCCCGGCTGGCCCGCCGGCTGGTCCCGGTGGCGCTCGCCGCGGTCGGCGCGGCCACCGTCCTCGGCCTGCTCTCCGACCGGGTACGCGCCGCGGTGGCGCAGCCGGCGGCGGCCGTACTGCTGCCGTTGGTGCTGGTGGCGGCGCTGCTGGCGGCCCGGACGGCGCTCGTCCGGCGGCGGCCCGGGCTGGCTTTCGCCGCCACCAGCGCGGCGCTGGCGCTGCCGGTGCTGCTGGTCGGGGCGGCGCTCTGGCCCTGGGCGCTGGTCTCCACGGTCGAGCCCGGGGCCGGGTTGACCGTGGCCGACGCCGCGGCGAGCGGGCCCACCCTGCGGCTGCTGGGCTGGCTCGCGCTGCCGCTCCTGCCGGCCCTACTAGGCTTTCAGGCAATGTGCTGGTGGGTGTTCCGGGGACGGACCGACGGCAGGGCACCGGTGTACTGGTGA
- a CDS encoding cytochrome ubiquinol oxidase subunit I codes for MDTLLLARLQFATTTSIHFLFVVVTLGLVTLLVGLQTAGYLTGKPVYERLTRFWGQLYVINYVLGIATGIVMEFQFGLNWSGLSRYVGNVFGAPLAIETLVAFFLESTFLGMWIFGWHRLRRGAHLALLWGVALTAYASAFWIMVANAWLQHPVGYELRDGVAHLTDFGALLTNPTLGFAFGHVVAAALLTGGVLMAAVSAWHLIRRTPDFALFRTSLRIGLVTAALAVVLVQGFGFAQFGPVGEVQPTKFGGGADRDALVAEWTAKFGPGDYLPPALSNVGLGFMILIGFTLGCVWLLLPLLWRDWIIRLRFPLWLTLLALPLPFVAVILGWIAREVGRQPWVAYGLLPTDQAVSPVGGGVMLTSLIGFSLLLGTLAVTNWVLLARHAARGAADPALGRPPASDPDIRPEPAFA; via the coding sequence ATGGACACCCTGCTCCTCGCCCGCCTGCAGTTCGCCACCACCACCTCGATCCACTTCCTCTTCGTGGTGGTCACGCTGGGCCTGGTCACCCTGCTGGTCGGGCTCCAGACCGCCGGCTACCTCACCGGCAAGCCGGTCTACGAGCGGCTGACCCGCTTCTGGGGCCAGCTCTACGTGATCAACTACGTGCTCGGCATCGCCACCGGCATCGTGATGGAGTTCCAGTTCGGGCTGAACTGGAGCGGGCTGTCCCGCTACGTCGGCAACGTCTTCGGCGCGCCGCTGGCCATCGAGACGCTGGTGGCGTTCTTCCTGGAGTCCACGTTCCTCGGCATGTGGATCTTCGGCTGGCACCGGCTGCGCCGGGGCGCACACCTCGCGCTGCTCTGGGGGGTGGCGCTGACCGCGTACGCCTCGGCCTTCTGGATCATGGTGGCGAACGCCTGGCTCCAGCACCCGGTCGGCTACGAGCTGCGCGACGGCGTCGCCCACCTGACCGACTTCGGCGCGCTGCTCACCAACCCCACCCTCGGTTTCGCCTTCGGCCACGTGGTCGCCGCCGCGCTGCTCACCGGCGGGGTCCTGATGGCCGCCGTCAGCGCGTGGCACCTGATCCGGCGCACCCCCGACTTCGCGCTGTTCCGCACATCGCTGCGGATCGGGCTCGTCACCGCTGCGCTCGCGGTCGTTCTGGTGCAGGGATTCGGGTTCGCCCAGTTCGGCCCGGTCGGGGAGGTGCAGCCCACCAAGTTCGGCGGCGGCGCCGACCGCGACGCGCTGGTCGCCGAGTGGACGGCGAAGTTCGGCCCGGGCGACTACCTCCCGCCGGCGCTCTCCAACGTCGGCCTGGGCTTCATGATCCTCATCGGCTTCACCCTCGGCTGCGTCTGGCTCCTGCTGCCGCTGCTCTGGCGGGACTGGATCATCCGGCTGCGGTTCCCGCTCTGGCTGACCCTGCTCGCCCTGCCGCTCCCCTTCGTCGCGGTGATCCTCGGCTGGATCGCCCGGGAGGTGGGCCGCCAGCCCTGGGTCGCGTACGGGCTGCTGCCGACCGACCAGGCGGTCTCCCCGGTCGGCGGCGGCGTGATGCTCACCTCCCTGATCGGCTTCAGCCTGCTGCTCGGCACCCTCGCCGTGACGAACTGGGTGCTGCTCGCCCGGCACGCCGCCCGCGGCGCGGCCGATCCCGCCCTCGGCCGCCCACCCGCGTCCGACCCCGACATCCGCCCCGAACCCGCGTTCGCCTGA
- a CDS encoding M56 family metallopeptidase, with the protein MAYAVHFAATTLACWLTAQVLAAATWTWRAPRVAIVCWQAVGLALGLSAMGLPMAVGLAAYDRPTGSALLALATDLFHGTLPAGLGAVHLGLVGVGFGIGAVLLTTTVRSVHGAVRAQRRHRDLLTLVARRDPTVPGALVLDHPSAAAYCLPGVKPRVVVSAGTLSLLDRAELEAVLTHERAHAQERHDLVLLPFTALCRALPWFRWVRDAHERVALLVEMRADDKARELHAEEPLAGALRRFAAAGHRVTPAGALGMGDRDLDVRVRRLLVADRPPRLLGATALTVASTLVALPISLFLS; encoded by the coding sequence GTGGCGTACGCCGTGCACTTCGCCGCGACCACCCTGGCCTGCTGGCTGACCGCGCAGGTCCTCGCCGCGGCGACCTGGACCTGGCGCGCCCCCCGGGTGGCGATCGTCTGCTGGCAGGCGGTCGGGCTGGCGCTCGGCCTCTCCGCGATGGGCCTGCCGATGGCGGTCGGCCTGGCCGCGTACGACCGGCCGACCGGCAGCGCGCTGCTCGCCCTCGCCACCGACCTCTTCCACGGCACCCTCCCGGCCGGGCTGGGCGCGGTCCACCTGGGCCTGGTCGGCGTCGGCTTCGGCATCGGCGCGGTGCTGCTCACCACGACCGTCCGCAGCGTCCACGGCGCGGTTCGCGCGCAGCGTCGGCACCGGGACCTGCTCACCCTGGTCGCCCGGCGGGACCCGACGGTGCCGGGCGCGCTGGTGCTCGACCACCCGAGCGCGGCGGCGTACTGCCTCCCGGGGGTGAAGCCGCGGGTGGTGGTCAGCGCCGGGACGCTGAGCCTGCTGGACCGGGCCGAGCTCGAGGCGGTGCTGACCCACGAGCGGGCGCACGCGCAGGAGCGGCACGACCTGGTGCTGCTGCCGTTCACCGCGCTCTGCCGGGCGCTGCCCTGGTTCCGCTGGGTGCGCGACGCGCACGAGCGGGTGGCCCTGCTGGTCGAGATGCGGGCCGACGACAAGGCCCGCGAACTGCACGCCGAGGAGCCGCTCGCCGGGGCGTTGCGCCGGTTCGCCGCCGCCGGTCACCGGGTCACCCCGGCCGGCGCGCTCGGCATGGGCGACCGCGACCTCGACGTACGGGTGCGGCGGCTGCTGGTCGCGGACCGCCCGCCCCGGCTGCTCGGCGCGACCGCGCTGACCGTGGCCAGCACCCTGGTCGCCCTGCCGATCTCCCTCTTCCTGAGCTGA
- a CDS encoding BlaI/MecI/CopY family transcriptional regulator codes for MTRLGDLERAVMDVLWDVVPGTSDGVTVREVADALDGRELAYTTVMTVLDRLAGKGMVQREREGRAWRYRAAASREAHIAQLMLDALDLGGSRDAALVRFARSVTGTEAEVLRAALGAEAGLSGPGDGGPRLTDRVEDPRADRPRVTDEATDR; via the coding sequence GTGACGCGCCTTGGGGATCTTGAACGTGCGGTGATGGACGTGCTGTGGGACGTGGTCCCGGGCACGTCGGACGGGGTCACCGTGCGCGAGGTCGCCGATGCCCTGGACGGGCGCGAACTGGCTTACACGACGGTGATGACCGTGCTCGACCGGCTCGCCGGCAAGGGCATGGTGCAGCGCGAGCGGGAGGGTCGGGCCTGGCGTTACCGGGCCGCCGCCAGCCGCGAGGCGCACATCGCCCAGCTCATGCTCGACGCGCTGGACCTCGGCGGCAGCCGGGACGCCGCGCTGGTGCGCTTCGCCCGCTCGGTCACCGGCACCGAGGCCGAGGTGCTGCGCGCGGCGCTGGGCGCCGAGGCCGGGCTCTCCGGGCCGGGCGACGGCGGGCCGCGGCTGACCGACCGGGTCGAGGACCCGCGGGCCGACCGGCCGAGGGTCACCGACGAGGCGACGGACCGGTAG